The Yersinia intermedia genome window below encodes:
- a CDS encoding MFS transporter: protein MTAKIHQQTLQPGVAQQVSTRLAFFIAGLGMAAWAPLVPFAKARIGLNDASLGLLLLCIGIGSMLAMPLTGVLTAKWGCRAVILLAGAVLCLDLPLLVLMNTPLTMAFALLVFGAAIGIMDVAMNIQAVIVEKASGRAMMSGFHGLFSVGGIAGAGGVSALLWLGLSPLVAITATVTLMIVLLLTANQHLLRGSGEPHDGPLFVWPRGWVMFIGFLCFVMFLAEGSMLDWSALFLTTLHGMAPSQAGMGYAVFAVAMTLGRLNGDRIVNGLGRYKVLLGGSLCAALGIIIAISIDSSMAALFGFMLVGLGASNVVPILFTAAGNQTVMPANLAVASITTIGYAGILAGPAAIGFVAQLSNLSVAFGCVALLLLTVTASARAVTR, encoded by the coding sequence ATGACCGCCAAAATACATCAACAAACATTGCAGCCAGGTGTTGCTCAACAAGTCTCAACTCGGCTGGCATTCTTTATCGCCGGATTGGGTATGGCCGCTTGGGCACCATTAGTGCCTTTTGCCAAAGCGCGTATTGGTCTTAATGATGCCTCGTTGGGTTTGCTGTTATTGTGTATTGGTATCGGTTCGATGTTGGCAATGCCCCTGACCGGAGTGCTAACAGCAAAATGGGGATGCCGCGCAGTGATTTTACTGGCGGGTGCCGTGTTGTGCCTCGATCTGCCCTTGTTAGTCCTGATGAATACACCACTGACGATGGCCTTCGCTCTGTTAGTATTCGGTGCAGCCATAGGCATAATGGATGTTGCGATGAACATTCAGGCCGTTATTGTTGAAAAGGCCAGTGGCCGGGCCATGATGTCCGGTTTCCACGGTCTGTTCAGTGTTGGTGGGATTGCCGGTGCTGGGGGGGTGAGTGCTTTATTATGGTTAGGGCTAAGTCCACTGGTGGCGATCACCGCTACCGTCACGCTAATGATTGTTCTACTGCTAACCGCCAATCAGCATTTGCTACGAGGCAGTGGAGAACCCCATGACGGGCCACTGTTTGTTTGGCCGCGCGGCTGGGTCATGTTTATTGGTTTCCTATGCTTTGTCATGTTTCTGGCCGAAGGCTCGATGCTGGACTGGAGTGCGCTCTTCCTAACCACACTGCACGGTATGGCTCCTTCACAAGCGGGAATGGGTTATGCGGTGTTTGCCGTCGCGATGACGCTGGGGCGTTTAAATGGGGATCGGATTGTCAACGGATTGGGCCGATACAAGGTATTATTAGGCGGGAGCCTGTGTGCCGCGCTTGGGATCATCATTGCGATTAGCATCGATAGCTCAATGGCCGCTCTTTTTGGCTTTATGCTAGTAGGGCTTGGGGCATCGAATGTTGTCCCTATCTTGTTTACTGCCGCCGGTAACCAGACCGTGATGCCGGCCAACCTGGCGGTTGCATCGATTACCACCATTGGCTATGCCGGGATCTTAGCCGGCCCTGCGGCAATTGGGTTTGTCGCACAATTAAGTAATTTATCGGTGGCTTTTGGCTGTGTGGCATTGCTATTGCTGACTGTCACTGCCAGCGCCAGAGCCGTCACGCGCTAA